The following are encoded in a window of Lactobacillus acidophilus genomic DNA:
- a CDS encoding mucin-binding protein: MVSKNNRDKKMEAVAERKPHFAIRKLTIGAASVLLGTSLWMSTSTSTVHADETDNNDSDAKTNLESNQSASTGHVEKVVVEQNQTANENTDDSTKTNNVSAQNTQESVDESSDISSDNAQQNKAITSEEQNSDAAVTIDNNQAADENKAETQKVTDKTTKTKQDDNKSSQTIDNKKSSEKAATDTSNKNNVEQSANSVENNANIDNSIAANTQTDITKSNIQLNESLPSIAQAGQNGKTIVKDNDTTTQELKIGDLSSDLSGDALKANLTKGNQVLLNQSNSSEVVVGKNVDPTKQLQAMARTAMFAAVNPNAADNYTTVSDFNALQQAVNDYSVSGVNISGNITAYGDLNINRTFTIKGADNNATLSLGQNKINNNGQLTLDDITVNGSILGNGTVNIKGTVTSNVNSVNSSVPTQDQFKAQNYTGNRNNFKNSNIAGNSVNIENGASLTINSSEINDGINLTDGGTVRVGDNATLNVNLTNASTTATRYHVAGVFAKNGGNFISGYKSNVNFNTGLGQAIAIGATRPTGTDSDRFGGYGARSRNDGPTLAQLGDSSTFNFTGRDGIILGNNANFISGENSNVHFENKGRGVALDLAANSNIEISKHSTTYFHSVGKTGTSGSYDGYNYIGVNEGGNITVDEYATFRVILEGRGDNPWDDVVSLDSQNANTTAAFTSKKGAIVDIRDDNTNFYAELISFPLGGSNSRIDIQDPLMLNLQRYSKGGATTGWMPTGGDMINTTSAEYTSNLIYMSGNKGVFSVSGGDYDPSNPNSSGFVVYQRIKSDGSKQIWLNVNDVNIPMNGFQTKDIWNNQANPDVSITGNGLTGGIRANQVHNYNGSPLTGKDAPYYGISTQRASQQIWIPHRTPLEITGNHTNTIKYVDEQGNEIFPENTSSLNLKRNIILDITQDQIKKIQDYALNHTADETLEYIKNSQSVAQDSGWKFTNGSGQTVTDPYATVESPKLDGYTATIQSTNVQGLKVGEDASSVTAKFAVNPSEDIVQNGELTDSYKNDGITGIPDNYVTVVVYKKAVEKGSVKVVYHDDTTNTEIPNTEYNTGSVDAGTKVDYTTTTTITNLENQGYVYVSTDGTIPSTIEGNQNVVVTVHMKHGVQPVTPDTPTPDVPKNTPAEAQPDQLTKKVNLTVNYVNSDGSTFTATVPANAKQTVTFTGTAYVDKVTGQLVNATQQNGQWVIDENNTATPQITWTSDKTSFDKVVSPVEQNYHLISISDHQDGNDVATITGLTKDSGDITVTVTYAPNGKIIPVDPSGNPIPDAPTPQYPTDPTDPSKVTPNEPVPNVPGYTPSVPTVTPIDPGKDTPVPYTPETPAKDQKAVVNYVDADEDNKLITSSGDLTGKAGTKIDYSTNSTIEDLTNKGYVLVNDGFPKDATYDNDDNTTQTYTVVLRHGTQPVNPTNPGKPGEPINPNDPDGPKYPTGSNEVTKTVTRTIQYLDEDGNKVSDSVEQPVNFTASGVLDKVTGEWTTPLTWSVDQTVSAVKSPVVSGYHLVSVDRDQDGNNVKDVTLTHDDNSYIVTVRYAKNGKIIPVDPNGHPIPNVPQPQYPTDPNNPAKVTPDEPVPNIPGMTPSVPTVTPTDPGKDTPVPYTPVAPAKDQVAQVIYRDVNDPNKVTQLATSGDLTGKAGSEIDYNAQSEIDNLINKGYVLKNNGFPAGAVFDNDDNKTQTFYIDFVHGTVPVTPTDPGKPGEPINPNDPDGPKWPDGTSEDSLKKSGTQTIHYVYSDGSKAKDDNVQSFDFTKSAVVDKVTGEIISQTGWNVDSHTFGNVDTPVIDGYHADKRTAGGTTITPDDLNKEVTVTYTPNGKIIPVDPNGNPIPNVPTPQYPTDPTDPTKVTPDEPVPNIPGLTPSVPTVTPTDPGKDTPVPYNPVVPAKDQAAVVNYVDADEDNKLITSSGDLTGKAGETINYSTADTIKDLENKGYVLVNDGFPAGAKYDSDDNTTQIYTVVLKHGTTTITPDKPGKPGEPINPNDPDGPKWPDNSGENNLSKTGTQTIHYTGAGDKTPEDNKQEFTFTKTMVVDNVTGKVITDGAWNVTSHTFGNVDTPVIDGYHADKRTAGGTTITPDDLNKTVTVNYTPNGKIIPVDPNGNPIPNVPTPQYPTDPTDPTKVTPDEPVPTIPGYTPSTPTVTPTDPGKDTPVPYNPVVPAKDQKAVVNYVDADEDNKLITSSGDLTGKAGKKIDYSTSSTIEDLINKGYVLVNDGFPKDATYDNDDNTTQTYTVVFKHGTVPVTPTNPGKPGEPINPNDPDGPKWPDGTGENSIDKTVTRTITFVDSNGKEVSSPVEQSVHFTAVKD, from the coding sequence ATGGTTTCTAAGAATAACCGCGATAAGAAGATGGAAGCGGTAGCCGAACGTAAGCCACACTTTGCTATTAGAAAGTTGACTATAGGTGCAGCTTCAGTTCTTCTAGGTACAAGTTTATGGATGAGTACTTCTACTAGTACGGTTCATGCTGATGAAACTGACAATAATGACAGTGATGCTAAGACAAATTTAGAAAGTAATCAGTCTGCTTCAACTGGTCATGTTGAAAAGGTTGTTGTTGAACAAAATCAAACAGCAAATGAAAATACAGATGATAGTACTAAAACTAACAATGTATCCGCACAAAATACTCAAGAAAGTGTTGATGAGTCAAGTGATATATCTTCAGATAATGCACAACAAAATAAAGCTATAACTTCTGAAGAACAAAATTCTGATGCTGCAGTAACTATTGATAATAATCAAGCAGCAGATGAGAATAAGGCTGAGACTCAAAAGGTAACTGATAAGACTACTAAAACTAAGCAAGATGATAATAAGAGTAGTCAAACTATTGATAATAAAAAGTCGTCAGAAAAAGCTGCTACAGATACTAGTAATAAAAACAATGTAGAACAAAGTGCTAATTCTGTAGAAAATAATGCTAATATAGACAATTCCATTGCGGCAAACACTCAAACAGATATAACTAAATCAAATATACAACTTAATGAAAGTTTGCCTTCAATAGCTCAAGCTGGTCAAAACGGTAAGACTATTGTTAAAGATAATGATACAACTACTCAAGAATTAAAGATTGGTGATCTTTCATCAGACTTGAGTGGAGATGCCTTAAAAGCTAATTTAACTAAGGGAAATCAAGTATTATTAAACCAATCTAATTCTAGTGAAGTTGTAGTAGGTAAAAATGTAGATCCTACTAAGCAATTGCAAGCAATGGCAAGAACTGCTATGTTTGCTGCAGTAAATCCTAATGCAGCTGATAACTACACTACTGTTAGTGACTTTAATGCTCTTCAACAAGCTGTTAATGATTACAGTGTCAGTGGTGTAAATATCAGTGGTAACATTACTGCATATGGCGATTTAAACATTAATCGTACATTTACTATTAAGGGTGCTGACAATAATGCTACATTAAGTCTTGGTCAAAACAAGATTAATAATAATGGTCAATTAACTCTTGATGACATTACTGTTAATGGTTCAATCCTTGGTAATGGTACTGTAAATATTAAGGGTACTGTTACTTCAAATGTAAATAGTGTTAACTCATCTGTTCCAACACAGGATCAATTTAAAGCTCAAAATTATACTGGTAATAGAAATAACTTTAAGAATTCTAACATTGCTGGTAATAGTGTAAATATTGAAAACGGTGCATCATTAACTATTAATAGTTCTGAAATTAATGATGGTATTAATTTAACTGACGGTGGGACAGTTCGTGTTGGCGATAACGCTACCTTAAATGTTAATTTAACTAACGCTTCAACTACTGCTACTCGTTACCATGTAGCCGGTGTATTTGCAAAAAATGGCGGTAACTTTATTAGTGGTTACAAGTCAAACGTCAACTTTAATACTGGTTTAGGACAAGCTATTGCTATTGGCGCTACTCGACCAACTGGTACTGATTCAGATCGATTTGGTGGATATGGTGCACGTTCAAGAAATGATGGACCAACATTAGCTCAACTAGGTGATTCATCGACATTTAATTTCACTGGTCGTGACGGTATTATCTTAGGTAATAACGCCAACTTTATTTCTGGTGAAAATTCAAATGTTCATTTTGAAAATAAGGGTCGTGGGGTTGCCTTAGATTTAGCTGCTAACTCAAATATCGAAATTTCTAAGCACTCTACTACATATTTCCATTCTGTCGGTAAGACTGGAACGTCAGGTAGTTATGATGGTTACAACTACATTGGTGTTAACGAAGGCGGTAATATTACTGTTGATGAGTACGCTACATTCCGTGTAATTCTTGAAGGTCGTGGCGATAACCCATGGGACGATGTTGTTTCACTTGATTCACAAAATGCGAATACTACTGCTGCCTTTACTTCAAAGAAAGGTGCGATTGTCGATATTCGTGATGATAATACCAACTTCTATGCTGAATTAATTTCCTTCCCATTAGGTGGATCTAATTCACGCATTGATATCCAAGATCCATTGATGCTTAACTTGCAACGTTATTCTAAAGGCGGAGCAACTACTGGTTGGATGCCAACCGGTGGTGACATGATTAACACCACTTCAGCAGAATATACTTCCAATTTGATTTATATGTCTGGTAACAAAGGAGTATTTAGTGTTAGTGGTGGCGACTATGATCCATCAAATCCTAATAGTTCAGGGTTTGTTGTTTACCAACGTATTAAGTCAGATGGTTCAAAGCAAATTTGGCTTAATGTAAATGATGTAAATATTCCAATGAATGGATTCCAGACTAAGGATATTTGGAATAATCAGGCAAACCCAGATGTATCAATTACGGGTAATGGCTTAACTGGTGGTATTAGAGCTAACCAAGTTCATAACTATAATGGTTCTCCATTAACAGGTAAAGATGCACCATATTATGGTATTTCTACTCAGCGTGCGAGCCAACAAATTTGGATTCCTCATAGAACACCGTTGGAAATAACTGGTAATCATACAAATACTATTAAGTATGTTGATGAACAAGGGAATGAAATTTTCCCAGAAAATACCTCATCCTTAAATTTGAAGCGTAATATTATCCTTGATATTACACAAGACCAAATTAAGAAAATTCAAGATTATGCATTGAACCATACAGCTGATGAAACATTAGAGTATATAAAGAATAGCCAATCAGTTGCTCAAGATTCAGGATGGAAATTTACTAACGGTAGCGGTCAGACAGTGACAGATCCATATGCTACCGTAGAATCACCTAAACTGGATGGCTATACTGCTACTATTCAATCAACTAATGTTCAAGGTTTAAAGGTTGGAGAAGACGCCTCTTCTGTAACTGCTAAATTTGCAGTAAATCCATCCGAAGATATAGTTCAAAATGGTGAATTGACAGATAGCTATAAGAATGACGGTATTACTGGCATACCTGATAATTATGTTACTGTTGTTGTCTACAAAAAAGCAGTTGAAAAAGGTTCAGTAAAAGTTGTTTACCACGATGATACTACTAACACTGAGATTCCAAATACTGAATACAATACTGGTTCAGTAGACGCTGGTACTAAAGTGGACTACACAACTACAACTACTATCACCAATCTTGAAAATCAAGGATATGTATATGTATCAACAGATGGTACTATACCTTCAACAATTGAAGGAAATCAAAACGTAGTAGTAACTGTACATATGAAGCATGGTGTGCAACCAGTAACTCCAGATACACCAACTCCAGATGTACCAAAGAATACTCCAGCAGAAGCACAACCTGATCAATTAACTAAAAAGGTTAACTTAACTGTTAACTACGTAAATAGCGATGGTTCAACCTTTACTGCTACTGTTCCTGCAAATGCTAAGCAAACTGTTACCTTCACTGGAACTGCTTATGTAGATAAAGTTACTGGTCAATTGGTTAACGCTACTCAACAAAATGGTCAGTGGGTAATCGATGAGAATAATACTGCAACTCCACAAATCACGTGGACTAGCGATAAGACCTCATTTGATAAGGTTGTTTCTCCAGTAGAACAAAATTACCATTTAATCAGTATTTCTGATCATCAAGATGGCAACGATGTTGCCACAATTACTGGTCTGACTAAAGATAGTGGAGATATTACCGTAACTGTAACTTATGCTCCTAATGGTAAGATCATCCCAGTTGATCCATCAGGGAACCCAATTCCAGATGCACCAACACCACAATATCCAACAGATCCAACGGATCCATCTAAAGTAACTCCAAACGAACCAGTACCAAATGTTCCAGGTTACACTCCAAGTGTTCCAACAGTAACACCAATAGATCCTGGTAAGGATACCCCAGTTCCATACACTCCTGAAACGCCAGCTAAGGATCAAAAGGCTGTAGTAAACTACGTTGACGCTGATGAAGATAATAAGTTAATCACTAGTTCAGGTGACCTAACAGGTAAGGCTGGTACAAAGATTGACTACTCAACTAATTCAACTATTGAAGACCTCACTAACAAAGGATATGTATTGGTAAACGATGGCTTCCCTAAGGATGCTACATACGACAATGACGACAATACTACTCAAACTTATACAGTGGTATTACGTCATGGTACTCAACCAGTAAATCCAACTAACCCAGGTAAGCCGGGCGAACCAATCAATCCTAATGATCCAGATGGTCCTAAGTACCCAACGGGTTCTAATGAAGTAACTAAGACAGTTACTAGAACTATTCAATACTTAGACGAAGATGGTAATAAAGTTAGTGATTCTGTTGAGCAACCAGTCAACTTTACTGCAAGTGGTGTTCTTGACAAGGTAACAGGTGAATGGACAACTCCATTAACTTGGAGTGTTGATCAAACTGTCTCAGCAGTTAAATCTCCAGTTGTTTCTGGATATCACTTGGTAAGTGTTGATCGTGATCAAGATGGTAATAATGTAAAGGATGTAACTCTTACTCATGATGATAATAGTTACATAGTGACTGTGCGTTATGCTAAGAACGGTAAGATTATTCCAGTAGATCCAAATGGCCACCCAATTCCAAATGTACCACAGCCACAATATCCAACCGATCCAAATAATCCAGCTAAGGTAACACCGGATGAGCCAGTGCCAAATATTCCTGGTATGACTCCAAGTGTTCCAACAGTGACACCGACTGATCCAGGTAAAGATACTCCAGTTCCGTATACTCCAGTAGCACCAGCTAAGGATCAAGTTGCTCAAGTAATTTACCGTGATGTAAATGATCCAAACAAGGTAACTCAACTTGCAACTTCAGGTGATCTTACTGGTAAAGCTGGTTCCGAGATCGATTACAATGCACAATCTGAAATCGATAACTTGATTAATAAGGGTTATGTGCTTAAGAACAATGGCTTCCCAGCAGGTGCTGTGTTTGATAATGATGACAATAAGACACAGACCTTCTATATTGACTTTGTTCATGGTACTGTTCCAGTAACGCCAACTGATCCAGGTAAGCCAGGTGAACCAATTAACCCTAATGATCCAGATGGACCTAAGTGGCCAGATGGTACTAGTGAAGATAGTTTGAAGAAATCAGGTACACAAACAATTCACTACGTATACTCAGATGGAAGCAAGGCTAAGGATGACAATGTACAAAGCTTTGATTTTACTAAGAGTGCAGTAGTTGATAAAGTAACCGGTGAAATCATTAGTCAAACTGGTTGGAATGTAGATAGTCATACATTTGGCAATGTAGATACTCCAGTAATTGATGGCTACCATGCAGACAAGCGTACTGCAGGTGGTACCACAATTACTCCAGATGATTTGAACAAGGAAGTAACTGTAACTTACACACCAAACGGTAAGATTATTCCAGTAGATCCAAATGGTAACCCAATTCCAAATGTACCAACACCACAGTATCCAACCGATCCAACTGATCCGACTAAGGTAACACCAGATGAACCGGTACCAAATATCCCTGGTTTGACTCCAAGTGTTCCAACAGTAACTCCAACCGATCCAGGTAAGGATACACCGGTTCCATACAACCCAGTAGTTCCAGCTAAGGATCAGGCAGCTGTAGTAAACTACGTTGATGCTGATGAAGATAATAAGTTAATCACTAGTTCAGGTGACTTAACAGGCAAGGCTGGCGAAACTATTAACTATAGTACTGCCGATACAATTAAAGATCTTGAAAACAAGGGATATGTATTGGTAAATGATGGCTTCCCAGCAGGTGCAAAATATGACAGTGATGACAACACTACTCAGATTTACACCGTTGTCTTGAAGCATGGTACAACTACTATTACTCCAGATAAGCCAGGTAAGCCGGGTGAACCAATTAATCCTAACGATCCAGATGGACCTAAGTGGCCAGACAATAGTGGTGAAAACAATTTATCTAAGACTGGTACACAAACTATTCACTACACTGGCGCAGGTGACAAGACTCCTGAAGACAACAAACAAGAGTTCACTTTCACTAAGACAATGGTAGTGGATAACGTAACTGGCAAGGTAATTACTGATGGTGCTTGGAATGTAACTAGTCATACATTTGGTAATGTTGATACTCCAGTAATTGATGGTTACCATGCAGACAAGCGTACTGCAGGTGGTACCACAATTACTCCAGATGACTTGAATAAGACTGTAACTGTAAACTACACACCAAACGGAAAGATTATTCCAGTAGATCCAAATGGTAACCCAATTCCAAATGTACCAACACCACAATATCCAACTGATCCAACTGATCCAACTAAGGTAACACCAGATGAACCAGTACCGACTATTCCAGGTTACACTCCATCGACCCCAACAGTAACACCAACCGATCCAGGTAAGGATACACCGGTTCCATATAACCCAGTAGTTCCAGCTAAGGATCAAAAGGCTGTAGTAAACTACGTTGATGCTGATGAAGATAATAAGTTAATCACTAGTTCAGGTGACCTAACAGGTAAGGCCGGCAAAAAGATTGACTACTCAACCAGTTCAACTATCGAAGATCTTATTAACAAGGGATATGTATTAGTAAACGATGGTTTCCCTAAGGATGCTACGTACGACAATGACGACAATACTACTCAAACTTATACAGTAGTATTCAAACACGGCACTGTTCCAGTAACACCAACCAATCCAGGTAAGCCAGGTGAACCAATCAATCCTAATGATCCAGATGGACCTAAGTGGCCAGATGGCACAGGTGAAAACAGTATTGATAAGACTGTAACTCGTACCATTACTTTCGTAGATAGCAATGGTAAGGAAGTTTCAAGTCCTGTAGAACAAAGTGTTCACTTTACTGCAGTGAAAGATTAG